AGCAAGAGCAAACACTGGGGGGATGCAAATTTCTATTGCAGGGGACCCATAGATGCAAGTTATGCTACTGGTTTTGCCTAACCTGCAGTTATATTTTTGtggtaattataaaacaaattttATAAATTCTGTTCCTCTGTTCTGACCTAATTCTATACTTTACCTTTTGTTTTATAACAAGTCACTCGTATTATATGTGATGGAGTATGCCAGAGGCGGAACGCTGCACCAGCTTATCAAGCAAAAGGGATATTTCAGAAGCCATGAAGTGCGGTAAGTAACAAGTTCCTTGAGACAACCTTTGGAGGTGGTGGGAGCTCCAGGTTCCCCCTAATTTACCAAAAGAAACAGCATAAGTGtcttataatttttatttcatttcctttTAAAGGTTTTATTCAGCAGAAATAGTAGTTGGATTACAGTTCCTGCAAGAGTATGGGGTTGTTCATCGGTAAGAAcatttcctctctctttttttttatctgtttctgGGCCTATTTCCCATCCCTGGGACTTTTCCCAAAGTCAtctgaagtttccttgagagacaacttcgggtgactttgggaaaacaaagcaatgcatttgccatcccaccggcgctttacattcttgccggtgggatggcatgtcaaggagattagtcgcccgcagtaacaaagatttatcgtgggcaactaatctccatgtgtgccactgccctaacccTGAACCTTGTGCCTTATCTGGGGGAGCAATAGCCACACCAAAATATTTAATATCCCTAAATTCAAAGCAATAAAAGTAGTTAGATACTAAGAGTGCAGAAtgaccaggcccagatttgtgggtaGAACCCCTGTTCCTCTGTGATTTCTCCTATCATTCCCAGTCACTTTCTCTGATTTATTATAGTTAAGGTAACGGAATATTAACTAATATATGCCTTATAGGGACCTTGAACCAGAAAACATCTTGCTGAATAAAGAGGGCCACGTGAAGATCGCCGATTTTGGCCTAGCCTGTGTCCATGAGTTCAAAGGCTCAAAGGCCTACAATGGTATTAGTGGAGCATCAGGATATATGGCCCCTGAGGTATGAAACTTTGTTTACAGGGATACTGGTATGTCATGGCACTGTGTTTTATTAGAATATAATTACTCCTCTTCATTTATGTTCTAATTATTCCCATAGCTACAGTATGCATTTTACTATATTGGCATTTGGTTTGTTGATTTGATAAATAGTATGGGTACCAAAGGCAAATAATACTTGGCTCAGCCCCCTGCCTCTTGCCACCCAAACTGCTCACTCATCCACCTCTCTGCAGCTCAATCTATACACTAAACACCCAAAACtgcttacttaaaaaaaaaaaaaaaattctccttgagaaaggtcctaacaaggaccgaaacgttggttttaacaatatatctgcaataaaaatttttttgatgaaacattgaagggtgtgctggccacagatgatcattttctatgcatacataattttggctaagcaccccgcagaatattgagccttggagtgcggacaccatttggattgatatatatatacatatatatatatttttatttatttttttttttctgtagtgagtaGACAATAACAACTCAGCCTCTATTAAATCTGACCCAAAGTGCTCGCATAGTTTGCTTAAGGCCCAGGCATTCCCAATCTACAATTTTATACCTGTTTTATTAAAGCATTAATATTGTTTGCTTAAACTGGGTGGTAATTTTAGAAATCTGTTATTTGAGCAGTTACAGATGAGGCAGGAATAATATAAAGAATTATTGAAGAATGTTTTTGCTATTTGATAAATTATCTTTCCTTTTAAGGTTTTGGCGAACACTGCATACAACGCATCGGCAGACTGGTGGTCATTCGGTGTCGTTGTTTATGAAATGGCCACTGGCAAGCTGCCCTTTTCGCCAGATGGAACCTCTAAAAAACAACTAGAGACCATCATGAACAGGGAGCCATATTATCCTGAACGGGTTAGGCCAGAATTGTGCGACTTCATAAAACAGGTTGGTAAAAAGGCATTGAGATTCTAACTGAActggggctgcttgggcctcagtgtacttaaataaatgcaaggacatattttgaatcctagtccacaCATGGCTGCTGCCATTACAGTAATCCTGTTGCTTAAATCATAGGGAGTCCCGTGTCCTCAGTATCCAAATGTCCATTTCCCTTATGGCTTTATTTGGGCTTCAAATATCCTGATTACCTACAGTTTATATGTTAAATAGTCTATTATGATTGCACAGCTATGTGTAGGGTTGCCCCATTTGTCAGGTTTTAATCTGGACAAAGAGGCCTTGAAAAAACTAGCTTTCCGCGTCAAAaccaggacaaaaaaaaaagccacaaagcctttagctataaatgtttttgtttttttcttgtgtaaATATTTTACTAAATGGTATAAAGCGAAAtaactgcaatttttaaaaacaattattcattattttttgttttagcttttGAAGAAGGACGTCAAACAACGCCTTGGAGTGTGCGCCAATGTCCAGGACCACCCTTTTTTATCTTCGGTTAATTGGAGGAATGTTAAAAAACTAAGACTGGAACCCCCTCTAAAACCAAGAATTGTAAGTGCAAAACTGAATCTAGCAATGGCACTGAGCATTCCCCCAGAACTAACATAGTACCATGGTGGTATTAGTATGTATGTTTCCTATCACCTTAGCTGAAGTGAATAATTATTGGTGTTGTTTCATTCTTTCTTATAGAAACCAACTGATGGTCTCAGCAACATCCCCTTCCCAGTAAACAGCATCAGTGGGACTTGCATGATCAAGGACATCACCTACACAGATCCAACTTGGAAGGACAAATAATTCATCTTTGTCCCACCAGCAAGGTAGAGGTTTGAGGTAGGCTAACATATTATTTCTAGAATGAATAATTGAGtttagaaattttaaaaaattatttcagaaaATATCCCTGTGCTAAACACAGTTCTTTTGCGCTCTATTGACTGTGCCCCTGCATTTTCTGATGAGTAGTCTGTGCTGTTTGTAaattttctggtgtttggtgGTAGCAACACAGGAGAGGAGGGAGGTTGGGCACTGGGTGGTCAATAATGGTAGAAAGTGGAAGAGCACAAGCAAAAATTTATAGAATGCCCAAACCCTTATTTTCTGGCACACTTTCATACAAATTACCCAGCCTCCCAACCCCGGGTTACAGACCAAGTTTTTGAAATTTTTAATTTTACCAAAGATCTAACATAATTGGGGTGTTCTTTCTGACCTTTAGTGAGGCTCTGCAACAGAGGAAGTCCCTCACTTATTGTACAATGAGTGGGTAAAAGGAATTCTGGAAGTGAATCATTCTTTATGCCTTGCATTCTTCATTCTTAATTTCTTAttaatatatagtatttatataccaAAGGCAGTTACCGGCAAAAACCTTGTGACAAACTTGCCTATGTACATTTTCATAGCACAAAGGGACCTTTCAGCTTGAGCAATTATTAAGGAAACCTGTGTGAATTCCTTAAATCAAGGAAATAATACCTTTATTCCCCaagcaggctttcttaaataacAAAAAGTTTGGCGGAagacttgagcaatcataaatgtacccctaaaactCTGTATTAGCAGCAATTCTTTACCAGAATATTTTTTACAGATTGATTCCCATCAATGGTCATCCAAAAGCTGTGCAGCCATTCCACCATACTATCCGCTAACACCTGGCTTACTCCTCCACTTCTCCATCCTTTGATATGAGGTAAGTGTATCATTCCTTAAACAACCAACACAAGCACATGCTGTTTATTGCCATTTTCTATCACTGACTTTTATAACTTGTTACTTCGCCTTCCTACTTTGGTTGCCAGCCAAGATTAGTCAAACACCATGAGTCAAACTTTGAATCGACAATACTAGCAGACTATTacttgtgtgccagagccataaATTCTATACTCCCTGGCAAAAGAATTAATAAGTGGAAATGAACCTAATTCTGGCCACCCTGACCAACCCGTCAGCTCATTGCAGGCAATAACTTTATATACGTGTTCTGCTCTACCTTATCAAACCTAAAACACCTTGCCTCCTTTCTCTTTCACAGTAAGGTTCTCAATACCAACTGACCTAATAAGTGCAGGTTTGTAGCACTGTGGGATAGGTAAGTATCACCACCAGAGAAAGTACTTATATGCCTTTGACATACTTTCTTAATTAAGATTTATATATTGTTAGTAGCCACAGAGCTAAATTCCATCATAAATCTGATGCCACAAATATACTTCCACCACAATGGCACAGATGCAGGAAAAGTACAATGTCTACAAGATCCTATGCCCAGACATATATCATCTGGAATATTGTCATCTAAGTACTTACTGGtggttatttgttgtttttgttctaagtttgaaaaaaaaaaaaaaaaaaactttccctcCTTCCCGTGTTAATGCTAACCAGTTActgttttacctttctttccctTTCCTCTCTTTTCCTTCCCCAGTTTTTTATAGCCTGTGCTGTCAACAGAGAGGAGGGTTGGGGGTGGGCCTAGCTGGTGGCCTGTGACTAGTTTATCTTCAATCTTTAGACAGTCACAAGCCACCACGGTACCCTCTGTTGTCACCTCAATCTACACCAACACTATTAGAATAACCTTATTAATAACAGCTTAAGGATGATAAAATAGttttttataa
The genomic region above belongs to Xenopus tropicalis strain Nigerian chromosome 9, UCB_Xtro_10.0, whole genome shotgun sequence and contains:
- the LOC116407826 gene encoding protein kinase C delta type-like, with translation MLASYAIKKQHVALKIIEKEKEMSHKEIKTEAAILRLGRLCPFLIRAYATFQTESLVLYVMEYARGGTLHQLIKQKGYFRSHEVRFYSAEIVVGLQFLQEYGVVHRDLEPENILLNKEGHVKIADFGLACVHEFKGSKAYNGISGASGYMAPEVLANTAYNASADWWSFGVVVYEMATGKLPFSPDGTSKKQLETIMNREPYYPERVRPELCDFIKQLLKKDVKQRLGVCANVQDHPFLSSVNWRNVKKLRLEPPLKPRIVSAKLNLAMALSIPPELT